One window of the Blastocatellia bacterium genome contains the following:
- the pgk gene encoding phosphoglycerate kinase: MEKLTIGHLREKLSGQRVFVRIDGDVPRREGTGEIADDFKLQQVVPTLQFLIQAGARVVIGTHWGQPGGSVVEEWRVDALAERLSQLLGRSVRKANDCVGRDVERLVDELKPGDILMVENLRFYAEEDLDDAAFARQLADLADVYCNDAFGLAHRGQASTVGITRYVTPAAAGLLMERELLMLEAVLKNPQKPFLAVVAGSRLEEKLPVLENLLPRVDRLFIGGALCFTFLKAQGYEVGRSPVNTAFLKLAEDFLKRAEQALGSRGEIYPTGLVFPSDFVVVEAEALEHAHGDPEKIAALPRHVVVASEIPAYAVAVDIGPMTISHLVELFDWARTVFWNGPLGRWEWAPFAEGTRAMAEYVTGRVPAERKDVIICGDSLTQALRQFGLPIERIRHLSTGGESALKYLAGMPLPAVVALSEREQPERLPRPRRILIPVDGSPNARLAVQRVSQLLDAARAEITLLYVAPLSRVERSTYVSPEREAEWRAAHQLEAERIFAEANAELARQGLISHRQLMVLGDPAEEILKLADQIQADLIVMGARGRTGIFRFLMGSVSRKVLDHAKCPVLLVRVPDEELVKAGLMEA, from the coding sequence ATGGAGAAATTGACGATCGGTCACCTTCGCGAGAAGCTTTCGGGGCAGCGGGTCTTCGTCCGAATAGATGGTGATGTCCCTCGACGAGAGGGGACTGGAGAGATCGCGGATGATTTCAAACTCCAGCAAGTGGTGCCGACGCTTCAATTCCTGATTCAGGCAGGGGCCCGTGTGGTGATCGGTACGCATTGGGGGCAGCCGGGCGGGAGCGTGGTCGAGGAATGGCGCGTGGACGCGCTCGCCGAGCGCTTGAGCCAGCTCTTGGGGCGATCTGTTCGCAAGGCGAACGATTGCGTGGGGCGGGACGTCGAACGTCTCGTGGACGAGTTGAAGCCGGGCGATATCCTGATGGTGGAGAATCTGCGCTTCTATGCGGAGGAGGACTTGGATGACGCGGCCTTCGCGCGTCAGTTGGCCGATCTGGCCGACGTGTATTGCAATGATGCGTTTGGACTGGCCCATCGCGGACAGGCCTCTACGGTCGGCATCACGCGCTACGTGACGCCGGCAGCCGCGGGCTTGCTCATGGAACGCGAGCTGTTGATGTTGGAGGCCGTCTTGAAGAATCCGCAGAAGCCATTTCTGGCTGTTGTCGCTGGCTCGCGCCTGGAAGAAAAGTTGCCCGTTTTGGAGAATCTCTTGCCCCGCGTGGATCGGCTCTTCATCGGGGGGGCGCTTTGTTTCACCTTCCTCAAGGCGCAGGGGTATGAAGTCGGCCGGTCTCCAGTGAACACGGCCTTTCTTAAGCTCGCTGAAGATTTCCTCAAGCGGGCGGAGCAGGCGCTCGGGAGCCGAGGGGAGATCTATCCGACGGGACTCGTCTTTCCTTCGGATTTCGTCGTCGTCGAAGCGGAAGCGCTGGAGCACGCGCACGGCGATCCGGAGAAGATCGCGGCTCTTCCGCGTCATGTCGTTGTGGCCTCGGAGATCCCGGCTTATGCGGTGGCCGTGGACATCGGGCCGATGACGATCAGCCATCTCGTGGAATTGTTCGATTGGGCGCGCACGGTCTTTTGGAATGGCCCGCTCGGGCGATGGGAATGGGCTCCCTTCGCTGAGGGGACGCGGGCGATGGCGGAGTATGTGACCGGGCGCGTTCCGGCCGAGCGGAAGGACGTCATCATCTGCGGCGATAGTCTGACGCAAGCCCTTCGGCAGTTCGGTCTTCCGATCGAGCGGATCCGTCATTTGAGCACTGGAGGAGAATCGGCGCTGAAGTACTTGGCGGGGATGCCGCTGCCGGCGGTCGTGGCGTTGAGCGAGCGGGAGCAACCGGAGCGTTTGCCGCGGCCACGACGCATCCTCATTCCCGTGGATGGATCGCCCAATGCTCGCTTGGCCGTCCAACGGGTGAGTCAGTTGCTTGACGCTGCGCGAGCGGAGATCACCCTGCTGTATGTCGCTCCGCTCTCTCGAGTCGAACGCAGCACGTATGTCAGTCCGGAGAGAGAGGCTGAATGGCGGGCTGCGCACCAGTTGGAAGCCGAGCGCATCTTCGCCGAGGCCAATGCTGAGTTAGCGCGACAGGGGTTGATCTCTCACCGCCAATTGATGGTGTTGGGCGATCCTGCCGAAGAAATTCTCAAGCTCGCCGATCAGATCCAGGCGGACTTGATCGTCATGGGCGCGCGCGGGCGAACGGGGATCTTTCGATTCCTGATGGGGAGCGTCAGTCGCAAGGTCCTCGATCACGCGAAATGTCCTGTCCTGCTCGTGCGAGTGCCGGATGAGGAATTGGTGAAGGCGGGATTGATGGAGGCGTGA
- the rpsT gene encoding 30S ribosomal protein S20, giving the protein MPRTKSAMKQLRKNLKRREINRRNLSRLRTYIKKLRRAIEAGDARAAQELLPQTISIIDKSIQKGVIHRNAAARYKSRLTIVVNRLAAKAQTSS; this is encoded by the coding sequence ATGCCGCGCACGAAGTCGGCGATGAAACAATTGCGGAAGAACTTGAAGCGGCGCGAGATCAATCGGCGAAATCTCTCGCGCCTGCGCACGTACATCAAGAAATTGCGTCGCGCCATCGAAGCGGGCGATGCGCGCGCGGCGCAAGAGCTTCTACCGCAGACGATCTCCATCATTGACAAATCCATCCAGAAGGGCGTCATTCATCGCAACGCCGCCGCTCGATATAAATCGCGTCTGACGATCGTGGTCAATCGGTTGGCGGCAAAAGCTCAGACGTCAAGCTGA
- a CDS encoding methyltransferase domain-containing protein, translating into MPRILDIGCGLHKIEGAIGMDVNPRTAADVLYDLNRVPYPFVSDAFDEVVGRHVIEHVENVLGVMAELHRITRPGGIIRLLAPHYTNPDWPTDPTHRIHLNSFSFRCFTDEEPLFPFYTDVRLKPRRIHVTVLRLWKYLGWEWLINLDERWPALRFLRRFWEHYLSFVIRGKEILFEFEVVKSSAPSHRGGEKPRD; encoded by the coding sequence GTGCCGCGCATCCTTGACATCGGCTGCGGGCTCCACAAGATCGAGGGCGCAATCGGCATGGACGTGAATCCCCGTACGGCCGCCGATGTGCTCTACGATTTGAACCGCGTCCCGTATCCCTTTGTGAGCGACGCCTTCGACGAGGTGGTCGGGCGTCACGTGATCGAGCATGTCGAGAACGTGCTCGGCGTCATGGCGGAACTGCATCGGATCACGCGGCCAGGAGGAATCATTCGCCTGCTCGCTCCGCATTACACGAACCCGGATTGGCCGACCGATCCCACGCATCGCATCCACCTGAACAGCTTCTCCTTCCGCTGCTTCACGGATGAGGAGCCGCTCTTCCCCTTTTATACGGACGTGCGGCTCAAGCCGCGACGCATCCATGTGACGGTGCTCCGATTGTGGAAGTACCTGGGATGGGAATGGCTCATCAATTTGGACGAGCGATGGCCGGCATTGCGCTTTCTGCGCCGTTTCTGGGAGCACTATTTGAGCTTCGTCATTCGGGGGAAAGAGATCCTCTTCGAGTTCGAAGTCGTGAAATCCTCGGCGCCTTCGCATCGGGGAGGGGAGAAGCCCCGCGATTGA
- the eno gene encoding phosphopyruvate hydratase has product MTTIVHVRGREILDSRGNPTVEAEVGLAGGAVGVAAVPSGASTGEHEALELRDGDRARYQGKGVLKAVANINGPIARTLLNMDALDQAAVDRAMQQLDGTPNKSQLGANAILAVSLATARAAAMALGLPLYRYLGGIGARTLPVPLMNILNGGVHADNNLDIQEFMIVPVGAPTFAEALRWGAEVFHALKAVLRARGYSTAVGDEGGFAPNARSTEEAIELILEAIVRAGYEPRTHIALALDVAASELYEEGVYVFKKSDGSRRTSEQMIRLYEDLVRQYPILSLEDGLAENDWAGWRALTEALGERVQLVGDDLFVTNVAFLRRGIEEGVANAILLKVNQIGTLTETWEAIELARRHGYGGIISHRSGETEDTFIADLAVAANLGQIKTGSLSRTDRVAKYNQLLRIEEELGESARYPGWEAFAHVSGIRRAAHP; this is encoded by the coding sequence GTGACCACGATCGTGCATGTGCGCGGGCGCGAGATCCTGGATTCGCGAGGAAATCCGACGGTGGAAGCGGAAGTCGGATTGGCGGGGGGCGCCGTGGGCGTCGCTGCCGTTCCTTCGGGAGCCTCGACCGGCGAGCACGAAGCGCTTGAATTGCGCGACGGCGATCGGGCGCGGTATCAGGGCAAAGGGGTGCTCAAGGCCGTGGCGAACATCAACGGGCCGATCGCGCGGACGCTGCTCAACATGGACGCGCTCGACCAAGCCGCTGTGGATCGAGCGATGCAGCAGTTGGACGGGACGCCGAATAAGAGTCAATTAGGCGCGAACGCGATCTTGGCCGTCTCCCTGGCGACGGCGCGTGCGGCGGCGATGGCGCTCGGGCTTCCGCTCTATCGGTATCTTGGGGGCATCGGCGCTCGTACGTTGCCCGTGCCGTTGATGAACATCCTCAATGGCGGCGTGCATGCGGACAACAACTTGGATATTCAGGAGTTCATGATCGTCCCCGTCGGCGCGCCAACGTTCGCCGAGGCCTTGCGATGGGGAGCTGAAGTCTTTCATGCGCTCAAAGCCGTTTTGCGAGCGCGTGGTTACAGCACGGCGGTCGGCGACGAGGGGGGATTCGCTCCGAACGCGCGATCCACGGAGGAGGCGATCGAGCTGATCCTGGAGGCGATTGTGCGGGCGGGCTACGAGCCGCGAACGCACATCGCCCTCGCCTTGGATGTGGCCGCCAGCGAATTGTACGAAGAGGGCGTCTACGTCTTCAAAAAATCGGATGGTTCGCGCCGCACGTCGGAGCAGATGATTCGGCTTTATGAGGATCTCGTTCGCCAGTACCCCATCCTCTCTCTCGAGGATGGTTTGGCCGAGAATGATTGGGCGGGATGGCGGGCATTGACCGAGGCACTCGGCGAGCGCGTGCAGCTCGTCGGCGATGATCTCTTCGTCACCAACGTGGCGTTTTTGCGCCGGGGGATCGAAGAAGGGGTCGCCAATGCGATTCTCCTCAAGGTGAATCAAATCGGCACGCTCACGGAGACGTGGGAGGCGATCGAACTGGCGCGCCGACACGGCTACGGGGGGATCATCTCGCATCGTTCGGGAGAGACCGAGGACACATTCATCGCTGATCTTGCCGTGGCGGCCAATCTCGGGCAGATCAAGACGGGCTCGCTCAGTCGCACCGATCGCGTGGCGAAGTACAATCAGCTCCTCCGCATCGAGGAAGAGTTGGGAGAGAGCGCTCGCTATCCCGGTTGGGAGGCCTTCGCCCATGTGAGTGGGATTCGCCGTGCCGCGCATCCTTGA
- a CDS encoding aminotransferase class I/II-fold pyridoxal phosphate-dependent enzyme, translating to MSREWGINTIAVHAGREVNPTRAVAPPIFQTAVFELEDAAAGARFAQEIAPTEYYTRWGNPTTRQAETLIAALEGGERALALSSGMAAVATAVFACVTSGEHIVAGRSLYAATMELFRNMLPRLGIEVTFVPPTDPENFRRAIRPNTKLIYVETPSNPRLDVTDLSAVAHLAREHGIFTIADNTFATPYNQRPLQLGIDAVVHSATKYLGGHHDLTAGAIVGSAVFIERCWQHAKLFGPTLSPFEAWLLIRGMKTFGLRLERQNANAQRIAEFLETHPQIERVFYPGLPSHPQHDVARRQMRGFGGMVAFEVKGGREAGRRLVESVRVITLAVSLGGVTSLIQHPASMSHGPIPEEERRATGITEGLIRLSVGIEDVEDLIADLDQALARLA from the coding sequence ATGTCACGAGAATGGGGGATCAACACGATCGCTGTTCACGCCGGACGCGAGGTGAATCCCACGCGCGCGGTCGCACCGCCGATCTTTCAAACGGCCGTGTTCGAACTGGAGGACGCGGCTGCCGGGGCTCGCTTCGCGCAAGAGATCGCACCGACGGAGTACTACACGCGTTGGGGCAATCCCACGACGCGACAAGCTGAAACTCTCATCGCCGCTTTGGAGGGAGGTGAGCGCGCGCTCGCCCTCTCCTCGGGAATGGCGGCCGTCGCGACAGCCGTCTTCGCATGCGTCACAAGCGGCGAGCATATCGTGGCCGGACGCTCGCTCTATGCCGCGACGATGGAGCTTTTCCGAAACATGCTCCCGCGACTGGGCATCGAGGTCACGTTCGTCCCGCCAACCGATCCGGAGAATTTCCGCCGCGCGATTCGCCCGAACACGAAGCTCATCTACGTGGAGACACCTTCGAATCCTCGATTGGATGTGACGGATCTGAGCGCGGTCGCCCATCTGGCGCGCGAACATGGGATCTTCACCATCGCCGACAATACGTTCGCGACACCTTATAATCAGCGCCCATTGCAACTGGGTATTGACGCGGTCGTCCATAGCGCGACGAAGTACCTCGGCGGCCATCACGATCTGACGGCGGGCGCGATCGTCGGCTCCGCGGTGTTCATCGAGCGCTGCTGGCAGCATGCTAAGCTCTTCGGTCCCACCCTCAGTCCCTTCGAGGCCTGGCTACTCATCCGCGGGATGAAGACCTTCGGCTTGCGCTTGGAGCGGCAGAATGCCAACGCACAGCGGATCGCGGAGTTCTTGGAGACGCATCCGCAGATCGAGCGCGTCTTCTACCCGGGATTGCCCTCGCACCCGCAGCACGATGTGGCCCGGCGACAGATGCGCGGCTTCGGCGGCATGGTCGCCTTCGAGGTGAAGGGAGGACGAGAAGCCGGACGACGATTGGTCGAATCCGTGCGCGTGATCACGCTTGCTGTCAGCCTCGGCGGCGTCACCTCACTCATCCAGCATCCGGCCTCGATGTCCCACGGGCCCATCCCGGAAGAAGAGCGTCGGGCGACGGGCATCACCGAAGGCCTCATTCGCCTCTCGGTCGGGATCGAGGACGTGGAGGATTTGATCGCCGATCTAGATCAAGCTCTGGCGCGCCTCGCCTGA
- a CDS encoding universal stress protein, translating to MEGRMLQFKRILCPTDFSEAARRAFDLAIPLAEAFNAELYIVHVVPAIPYLEPRPTYHFDVPEYERLLHEDAERQMTALVNDLQTRVAVHPIIAHGDVAEQILRTADEKNVDLIVIATHGRTGWRHLVFGSIAEKIVRLARCPVLTVREPSA from the coding sequence ATGGAGGGACGCATGTTGCAATTCAAACGCATCCTGTGTCCAACGGACTTCAGCGAAGCCGCTCGACGAGCTTTCGATCTGGCCATTCCGTTAGCCGAGGCGTTCAATGCCGAGTTATACATCGTTCATGTCGTTCCCGCGATCCCGTATCTGGAGCCGCGGCCGACGTATCACTTCGACGTGCCCGAATACGAGCGGCTGCTCCATGAAGATGCTGAGCGACAGATGACCGCACTCGTGAACGATCTGCAGACGCGCGTCGCCGTCCATCCGATCATCGCGCATGGCGATGTGGCCGAGCAGATCCTGCGAACGGCGGACGAGAAAAACGTGGACCTGATCGTCATCGCGACGCACGGGCGCACGGGATGGCGGCATCTGGTCTTCGGCTCCATCGCCGAGAAGATCGTGCGCTTGGCGCGCTGTCCGGTCCTGACGGTGCGCGAGCCATCGGCGTGA
- the rtcA gene encoding RNA 3'-terminal phosphate cyclase, producing the protein MVVRIDGSVGEGGGQILRTSLALAALLAREVEIVNIRRGRKVPGLQPQHLTAVRAIRDITRGRVLGDELGSELLIFMPGKCEGGVYEFDVSKIRASAGSVSLIFQAVLPALLFAPRPTHLVLKGGTHVPFSPPTTYVEKVFLPALQRMGGRASARTIRWGWYPQGGGIVEADIEPVERLSAIELIKREELIKIEGLAVVSNLPLSIAERLGRRLIQRLAQYELVAEVELVQAPALGRGTGLFVFAHYGEVVAGFGALGEIGKRAEMVADEVHRALMAHHRSGKVVDRHLADQLVLYMALAEGRSTITVSELTHHLLTNVWVIEQFLPVKFEVQGEVGKPGMISVEGVGFRPGATEPSLL; encoded by the coding sequence ATGGTCGTGCGCATAGACGGATCGGTTGGCGAGGGAGGAGGGCAAATCCTGCGGACGAGCTTGGCGCTCGCGGCCTTGCTCGCGCGCGAGGTGGAGATCGTCAACATCCGTCGCGGGCGGAAGGTTCCGGGGCTACAACCGCAGCACCTGACGGCCGTGCGCGCGATCCGAGACATCACGCGGGGGCGTGTGCTCGGGGACGAATTGGGCTCGGAGCTACTTATCTTCATGCCGGGGAAGTGCGAGGGAGGCGTCTACGAATTCGATGTGAGCAAGATTCGGGCGAGCGCTGGATCCGTGAGCCTGATCTTCCAAGCTGTTCTGCCTGCCTTACTCTTTGCGCCGCGTCCCACGCATTTGGTCCTCAAAGGCGGCACGCACGTGCCCTTCAGTCCCCCCACGACGTATGTGGAGAAGGTCTTTTTGCCTGCGCTCCAGCGCATGGGAGGACGCGCGAGCGCGAGGACGATTCGCTGGGGATGGTATCCTCAGGGCGGAGGAATCGTCGAAGCGGACATCGAGCCGGTGGAACGGCTCTCGGCGATTGAGCTGATCAAGCGGGAAGAGTTGATCAAAATCGAAGGCTTGGCGGTCGTCTCCAATCTTCCCCTCTCGATCGCCGAACGTCTTGGTCGGCGATTGATTCAACGGCTGGCTCAATATGAGCTTGTGGCCGAGGTGGAGCTGGTGCAAGCTCCAGCTCTCGGAAGAGGGACGGGCCTCTTCGTCTTCGCTCACTATGGAGAGGTCGTCGCGGGATTCGGAGCGCTGGGCGAGATCGGGAAGCGCGCTGAGATGGTCGCCGATGAAGTGCACCGTGCGCTGATGGCACATCACCGTTCTGGGAAAGTGGTGGATCGGCATCTGGCCGATCAACTCGTCCTCTACATGGCTTTGGCCGAGGGGCGTTCGACGATCACCGTCTCTGAGCTCACCCATCACCTGTTGACCAATGTGTGGGTCATCGAGCAATTCTTGCCCGTGAAGTTCGAAGTGCAGGGAGAAGTGGGGAAGCCGGGGATGATCTCTGTCGAAGGTGTGGGCTTTCGTCCTGGAGCGACAGAGCCGAGCCTCTTGTGA
- a CDS encoding 7-cyano-7-deazaguanine synthase, with the protein MNESSSAICVLTSGGLDSAVLTAEVLPQYARVFPVYIRSGLRWEDVELYWLRQFLDRLRDERLHPLTVMQLPVDDVYGGHWSVTGDGVPEYEAAWDSVYLPGRNIILVAKAAIFCALRGVSTIALGLLEGNPFPDATPAFLSLMERTLSQGLAHQLTILAPYRGLSKSEIIQRGRHLPLELTFSCLAPVGQQHCGRCSKCAERQQAFAQAGLADPTAYAHSL; encoded by the coding sequence GTGAATGAATCTTCATCGGCCATTTGTGTTCTCACGAGCGGAGGGTTAGATAGTGCTGTCCTCACGGCCGAGGTGCTGCCGCAATACGCGCGCGTCTTTCCGGTCTACATCCGAAGCGGACTTCGGTGGGAGGACGTCGAGTTGTATTGGCTGCGGCAATTCTTAGATCGGCTGCGCGATGAGCGCCTTCATCCGCTCACTGTGATGCAGCTTCCCGTGGACGATGTCTATGGAGGGCATTGGAGCGTGACTGGGGATGGAGTCCCCGAATATGAGGCGGCGTGGGACTCGGTCTATCTGCCTGGACGCAACATCATCTTGGTGGCGAAAGCGGCCATCTTCTGTGCGCTGCGCGGAGTTTCGACGATCGCCCTCGGTTTGCTCGAAGGGAATCCCTTTCCAGATGCGACGCCTGCCTTCCTCTCGCTCATGGAGCGAACGTTGAGCCAGGGGTTAGCCCATCAGCTCACGATCTTGGCACCGTATCGCGGACTTTCGAAGTCGGAGATCATCCAACGCGGCCGCCATCTGCCGCTGGAGCTGACGTTCTCTTGCCTCGCTCCCGTTGGCCAACAGCATTGTGGCCGCTGCAGCAAATGCGCTGAGCGCCAACAAGCCTTCGCGCAAGCTGGTCTCGCTGATCCCACCGCCTACGCTCATTCGCTGTAA
- the gyrB gene encoding DNA topoisomerase (ATP-hydrolyzing) subunit B encodes MAKAKPVTKEPKSKVVTERAREVTDGAGPPSASDGSEYTARSITMLEGREAVRKRPHMYIGPTNEIGLHHLVFEVVDNSIDEALVGYCDRVDVIIHMDNSITVIDNGRGIPVDKHPTDKKGRSAAEVVMTELHAGGKFDANAYKVSGGVHGVGVSCVNFLSEWLRLEIWRDGGVYEQEYERGVPKGPLRKTGVTRRRGTKITFKPDPEIFETTEFSFELLAQRLREKAFLNSGVLITLTDERVTPERRSEFRYEGGIAEFVRHLNKNKNVLHPDVIAFQTQKDDLTIEVALQYNDTYAETVFSFANNINTVDGGTHLTGFRTALTRTLNQYAQAMGLLKDLGENLTGEDVREGLVAVISVKIPQPQFKGNEKRELLNPISGVVQSFVSEQLSLYFERNPKVAKAILTKAVEAARARQAARRARDLTRRKSALDAQSGLPGKLADCQEKDPALCELFIVEGDSAGGSAKMGRDRRFQAILPIKGKILNVEKARFDKMINHGEIRALITALGTGIGKDDFDISKLRYHRVIIMTDADVDGSHIRTLLLTFFYRQMPELIERGHLYIAQPPLYKVKRGKSEQYVRDEREMMSYLMRKAAEEIVLVVGRKRKIEGRELARTLERLIEFKTYFEKLERRLHDRKLVEAILMALVGRRGVLRPGMSLHDLFADEDRLAEVEARLQEAGYWTDLAEDEEHGLFRLKVGEGPNGRVVLDWELATHVEFQKALNLYRELGDLMTPPYEIIENGARVEVASREELLDRVLAIAKKDLTIQRYKGLGEMNPEQLWETTMDPERRTLVQVRIEDAVETDEIFTILMGDAVEPRRRFIEEHALDVRNLDI; translated from the coding sequence ATGGCGAAGGCGAAACCCGTGACTAAAGAGCCAAAATCGAAAGTAGTGACGGAGCGAGCGCGTGAAGTGACCGATGGCGCGGGCCCTCCTTCGGCGTCGGACGGGTCCGAGTACACAGCCCGTTCGATCACGATGCTCGAAGGACGGGAGGCCGTCCGTAAGCGGCCCCACATGTATATTGGTCCGACCAACGAGATTGGGCTTCATCACCTCGTCTTCGAGGTCGTGGACAACTCGATTGATGAAGCGTTAGTCGGCTACTGCGATCGTGTGGACGTCATCATCCACATGGACAACTCGATCACAGTGATTGACAACGGGCGTGGCATCCCTGTGGATAAGCATCCGACGGACAAGAAAGGGCGCTCGGCCGCCGAAGTCGTCATGACCGAGCTGCATGCCGGTGGCAAGTTCGATGCCAATGCCTATAAGGTCTCCGGCGGCGTTCACGGCGTCGGTGTCAGTTGCGTGAACTTCCTCTCGGAATGGCTGCGGTTGGAGATCTGGCGCGATGGCGGCGTCTACGAACAAGAGTACGAGCGCGGTGTGCCCAAGGGACCTTTGCGCAAGACAGGGGTCACACGTCGGCGCGGGACGAAGATCACGTTCAAGCCCGATCCGGAGATCTTCGAGACGACTGAGTTCAGCTTCGAGCTGCTCGCCCAGCGGCTCCGCGAGAAAGCATTCCTCAACAGCGGCGTTCTCATCACGTTGACTGATGAGCGCGTGACGCCCGAGCGGCGCAGCGAATTCCGCTACGAAGGCGGGATCGCGGAATTCGTCCGCCATCTCAACAAGAACAAGAACGTCCTCCATCCCGATGTCATCGCCTTCCAAACTCAGAAAGATGACCTCACGATCGAGGTGGCCCTGCAGTACAACGACACATACGCGGAGACGGTCTTCTCCTTCGCCAACAACATCAATACGGTGGATGGCGGGACGCACCTGACGGGCTTTCGGACGGCCTTGACGCGCACGCTCAATCAGTACGCGCAGGCGATGGGATTGTTGAAAGATCTCGGGGAGAATTTGACCGGCGAGGACGTGCGCGAAGGGCTCGTGGCCGTCATCAGCGTGAAGATCCCACAGCCGCAGTTCAAGGGAAATGAGAAGCGGGAATTGCTCAATCCCATCTCAGGCGTCGTGCAATCGTTCGTCTCCGAGCAACTCAGCCTTTATTTCGAGCGGAATCCGAAAGTCGCCAAAGCGATCTTGACCAAAGCCGTGGAGGCAGCTCGCGCTCGGCAAGCGGCGCGGCGCGCTCGCGACCTCACCCGTCGCAAGAGCGCGCTCGATGCGCAGAGCGGATTGCCGGGGAAATTGGCCGACTGCCAGGAGAAGGATCCGGCCCTCTGCGAATTGTTCATCGTCGAAGGGGACAGCGCCGGAGGATCGGCCAAGATGGGCCGGGACCGCCGATTCCAAGCCATCTTGCCGATCAAAGGGAAAATCCTCAACGTGGAGAAAGCGCGTTTCGACAAGATGATCAATCACGGTGAGATCCGCGCCCTCATCACGGCTCTCGGCACGGGCATCGGCAAAGATGATTTTGACATCTCGAAGCTTCGCTACCATCGGGTCATCATCATGACCGACGCCGATGTCGATGGGAGTCATATTCGAACGCTGTTGCTGACGTTCTTCTATCGTCAAATGCCGGAGCTGATCGAGCGCGGGCATCTCTACATCGCCCAGCCGCCGCTCTATAAGGTCAAGCGGGGCAAGAGCGAGCAGTACGTGCGGGATGAGCGGGAGATGATGAGCTATCTCATGCGCAAGGCCGCTGAGGAGATCGTGCTCGTCGTCGGACGGAAGCGAAAGATCGAAGGGCGCGAGCTGGCCCGCACGTTGGAACGGCTCATCGAGTTCAAGACGTATTTCGAGAAACTCGAACGTCGGTTGCACGATCGAAAGCTCGTCGAAGCAATCCTCATGGCGCTCGTCGGCAGGCGCGGCGTGCTTCGTCCGGGGATGAGTCTGCATGATCTCTTCGCCGACGAAGATCGGCTCGCTGAGGTCGAAGCGCGCCTCCAAGAGGCTGGGTATTGGACCGATCTTGCCGAGGATGAAGAGCACGGACTCTTCCGCCTGAAGGTCGGCGAGGGACCGAATGGGCGCGTTGTCCTCGATTGGGAGCTCGCCACGCATGTGGAGTTCCAAAAGGCTCTCAACCTCTATCGCGAGTTGGGCGATCTCATGACGCCCCCCTATGAGATCATCGAGAACGGGGCCCGTGTGGAAGTCGCTTCGCGAGAGGAATTACTCGATCGCGTGCTCGCCATCGCCAAGAAGGATTTGACCATCCAGCGCTACAAGGGACTGGGGGAGATGAACCCCGAACAGCTGTGGGAGACGACGATGGATCCCGAACGCCGAACGCTCGTGCAGGTGCGCATTGAGGATGCCGTCGAGACGGACGAGATCTTCACCATCCTTATGGGTGATGCCGTTGAGCCGCGACGCCGGTTCATCGAGGAGCATGCCCTCGATGTGAGAAATCTCGATATTTGA